A genomic segment from Tuwongella immobilis encodes:
- a CDS encoding alpha/beta hydrolase family protein: protein MRPFICAMLGVAGLLFPNLGIAADAITTPGDPLIRNWLTARMQAMQSRYLDDATTLAEWQAKRPKLRLQFFEMLGLSPMPEKTPLKTTITGQQVYQGVRIENLHFQSFPGLYVTGNLYRPDTADKKLPTILYVCGHSNRGRDGNKTAFADHGLWFAKHGYVCLIVDTLQLGEVAGKHHGTYNLNRFWWHAAEYTPAGIEAWNGIRAIDYLVTRSEVDPERIGVTGISGGGATTVWIAAADDRVKVAVPVSGMSDLQSYVGNSIINGHCDCMFVNNPHRWEWTTILALVAPRPVLFANSDQDPIFPMDGNRRITARLRQLYEWYGKPDQFAEHVSPGGHDYRPDLRLAIFRFFEKHLANRSERIADDRWELPDAKSLRVFPDDSDLPKDAINHLADERFIPRGVLPNRAANVPFTTWRDDQVQRIFRESLRMLSDELPMAKREGDPVGSLLPMTLGEGMPFHIMQLHAGRPGTREGTLLILNEPDQILEMTRSWAKPYVDDAKVVAILPRGCDPTRWTRKNPPNTVERAHALLGTTVDAERLREIVGTLRWLQFQHGDAIRWRVVGQGHAGVLGGYAALRLPNIREVVIHDLPNSHRYGPYLPGILKIADISETMGLLAPRPLVLRGTIPPSVKRTTAIFQDAGAEQSLRQE, encoded by the coding sequence ATGCGTCCATTCATCTGCGCGATGCTTGGCGTTGCCGGACTGTTGTTCCCAAATTTGGGAATTGCCGCCGACGCCATCACGACCCCCGGCGATCCGTTGATCCGAAATTGGCTGACCGCTCGCATGCAGGCAATGCAATCGCGTTATCTGGATGATGCGACAACCTTGGCGGAATGGCAGGCCAAGCGCCCCAAACTGCGACTGCAATTTTTCGAAATGCTGGGCTTATCGCCGATGCCGGAGAAAACTCCGCTGAAAACAACGATTACCGGACAGCAGGTATATCAGGGAGTCCGCATCGAAAATCTGCACTTCCAGAGTTTTCCGGGACTCTATGTCACCGGAAATCTGTATCGACCCGATACCGCTGACAAGAAGCTGCCAACGATTCTCTATGTCTGTGGCCATAGCAATCGAGGCCGCGATGGGAACAAAACCGCCTTCGCGGATCACGGTCTCTGGTTCGCAAAACATGGCTACGTTTGCCTGATTGTGGACACGCTGCAATTGGGCGAGGTCGCAGGCAAGCATCACGGGACATACAACCTGAACCGATTTTGGTGGCATGCCGCAGAATACACCCCGGCAGGAATCGAGGCATGGAATGGGATTCGGGCAATCGACTATCTGGTGACTCGGTCCGAAGTCGATCCGGAGCGAATTGGCGTGACCGGGATTTCTGGCGGCGGGGCCACCACGGTCTGGATCGCAGCAGCCGACGATCGGGTGAAAGTCGCTGTCCCGGTCAGTGGGATGAGCGATCTGCAAAGTTACGTTGGCAACTCGATCATCAACGGTCATTGCGATTGCATGTTCGTGAATAATCCGCATCGCTGGGAATGGACGACGATTTTGGCGCTGGTGGCACCGCGGCCGGTATTGTTTGCCAATTCGGATCAAGATCCGATTTTCCCGATGGACGGCAATCGCCGAATCACGGCTCGGTTGCGACAGTTGTACGAATGGTATGGCAAGCCAGATCAATTTGCCGAGCATGTCAGTCCCGGTGGGCACGACTACCGACCCGATTTGCGATTGGCAATTTTTCGGTTTTTCGAAAAACACCTGGCGAATCGCTCCGAACGAATTGCGGATGATCGCTGGGAATTGCCGGATGCGAAATCGCTTCGCGTCTTTCCCGACGATTCGGACCTACCGAAAGATGCGATCAATCACCTTGCGGATGAGCGGTTCATTCCGCGTGGCGTGCTGCCAAATCGCGCCGCGAATGTCCCCTTCACGACTTGGCGGGATGACCAGGTTCAGCGCATTTTCCGGGAATCGCTGCGAATGCTCTCGGACGAGCTGCCGATGGCCAAGCGCGAAGGCGATCCCGTTGGTTCGCTGCTGCCGATGACGCTTGGCGAAGGGATGCCGTTTCACATCATGCAACTGCACGCGGGACGGCCAGGAACCCGAGAAGGAACCCTGCTCATCCTCAATGAGCCGGATCAAATTCTCGAGATGACTCGCAGCTGGGCCAAGCCGTATGTTGATGATGCGAAGGTGGTTGCGATTTTACCGCGTGGTTGCGATCCCACTCGCTGGACGCGAAAAAATCCGCCGAATACCGTCGAGCGCGCTCACGCATTGCTCGGCACGACCGTGGACGCGGAACGACTGCGTGAAATCGTCGGCACGCTGCGGTGGCTTCAGTTTCAGCATGGAGATGCCATCCGCTGGCGAGTGGTCGGCCAAGGCCATGCGGGGGTGTTAGGCGGCTATGCTGCTTTGCGGTTACCGAACATCCGAGAGGTCGTCATTCACGATTTGCCGAACAGCCACCGCTACGGGCCGTATCTACCGGGAATCCTGAAAATTGCCGACATTTCCGAGACGATGGGGTTGTTGGCCCCACGACCGCTGGTGTTACGCGGGACCATTCCGCCTTCGGTGAAACGAACGACTGCAATCTTCCAAGACGCTGGCGCAGAGCAATCGTTGCGGCAGGAATGA
- the lipA gene encoding lipoyl synthase, giving the protein MIREGHPAMQSLPLISSPSEPSDNTPEPRTGRLPAWMKRTLPRGNENFFTHELLRELKLETVCENARCPNRPECYARRTATFMILGNVCTRPCGFCSVPRGTPDMLEDDEPQRVAEAAFRLGLKHVVITSVTRDDLPDGGADHFYRCVVAVRERTGAAVEVLTPDFLGDPAAIDRVIESAPEVYNHNMETVPRLYRKVRGRADYRRSLDLLKRVKEKAPQMVTKSGLMLGIGETIDELFDVIADLREIDCDVLTLGQYLAPTLKHIPVARFLPPEEFDALAARARTMGFKQVVAGPFVRSSYHADEMVPTHGAMTIAEPQE; this is encoded by the coding sequence ATGATTCGGGAAGGGCATCCTGCGATGCAATCGTTGCCGTTAATTTCCTCTCCCTCTGAGCCTTCCGACAACACGCCTGAGCCGCGAACCGGTCGTTTACCGGCGTGGATGAAACGGACGCTCCCCCGCGGAAATGAAAACTTTTTCACGCACGAACTGCTCCGTGAGCTGAAACTGGAAACGGTCTGCGAAAATGCACGTTGTCCGAATCGGCCGGAGTGCTATGCTCGTCGCACGGCGACGTTCATGATTTTGGGGAATGTTTGCACCCGTCCTTGCGGCTTCTGCTCGGTGCCGCGTGGGACACCCGACATGCTCGAAGATGATGAACCACAACGGGTTGCGGAAGCTGCGTTCCGTTTGGGGTTGAAGCATGTGGTGATTACAAGTGTGACTCGCGATGATTTGCCAGATGGTGGCGCGGATCACTTTTATCGCTGCGTTGTCGCCGTGCGCGAGCGGACCGGAGCGGCGGTCGAGGTTCTAACACCCGATTTCCTCGGCGATCCGGCAGCGATCGATCGCGTCATCGAATCCGCGCCGGAAGTTTACAATCACAACATGGAAACCGTCCCACGCTTGTATCGGAAAGTGCGTGGTCGGGCCGACTATCGGCGCTCGCTCGATTTACTTAAGCGGGTGAAAGAAAAAGCCCCGCAGATGGTGACGAAATCGGGTCTGATGCTGGGAATTGGTGAAACCATCGACGAATTATTCGATGTGATCGCCGATCTTCGGGAAATCGATTGCGATGTGTTGACGTTGGGGCAATATCTCGCTCCGACCTTAAAACATATCCCAGTCGCACGCTTTTTGCCGCCCGAAGAATTTGATGCGCTGGCGGCCCGCGCTCGCACCATGGGCTTTAAGCAGGTCGTCGCCGGGCCATTTGTGCGGTCAAGCTACCATGCGGATGAAATGGTGCCAACGCATGGTGCCATGACGATCGCAGAGCCACAAGAATAA